Part of the Trichoderma asperellum chromosome 1, complete sequence genome is shown below.
GCCTACTCTCAAACGTTCCGTACTCTATCGCCACTGCTAGCAATGTGTTTGGAGTAGGTTCGGAACATCCATTTGCAAACTACTGGACATGTGAAGGTGGCCTTCCGGAAGTAATATCCGTGCTTCCGGAGAAGCTCCAGGCTGACATCTTACTTGGCCGATATTTTGAATGTGTTGACCCGGTGTATCCCATGATTCATCGCCAGACATTCTATGCCGACTATGAGCATTTTTGGCAGATGTCCATACCGGAGAAGCATCAAGTTGATGCTGCCTTTATTGCCCAGATATTCGTCATGCTGGCTTTGGGCGCTCAGTTTGTCACGTCAACGACGCCACAGGAGCGGAAACAGACGGCCGAATTTTACGCGTCCGCGAGCAACCAAGCTCTTCGGATGTTTTCATATCTGAGCACAGCGTCAATCCGATCAATCCAAGCCATGGTGCTGATGACTTATTTCCTAATCAACGACAACCATGCTTCGGACGGTTGGGCATTTGCCGGGATACTAATACGGCAAGCTTATGCCATGGGCTTGCATCGTGATCCCAATATAGGTATGTCTGATCTCTGTTACTTGAAATTACTTTCTGACCCTACTCTTACTTCTCTATATTCGGCCTTCTGATTGTCTTATTGGAACTAATTCGCCATATACTTTAGTTACTCCGGATGCTAGTCCGTTTGAGAAACAGCAAAGACGCAAGGTCTGGCAGGCAGTCTTATTACAGGACACCTTCCTCACTGTGCTCTTGTCTCTACCGCCGTCTGCCACACACACCGATGTGTCAGTGGATGATCTGCTTGATCACGGATCGTCTATAGCTAGCAGTGACCCAACTGACAATGCCTACATCCGAGGCTCCTGGACGCTGGCAAACCTAGTGCAGGAGACCATATGCTCGCCTCGGTCTCTCGATGTGCCCATTTGCGCGACGGCGCGGCACAAGTCGAAACTAATTTCCGATTTCCGAGCTGTTTACCGCTCTTTCCCGGACGTATTCCGCTCGTGGGACGCGGAAAGCCTGACGACGTTGGCCGGCACGAACAAACGAGTTGTACGACAGACACTTTTTCTTACAAGCAACTATTTCCACAATCTCATGTTGGTCCACGCATCAGAAAGCCCAGACGTTCCTGTCAACGCAAGGGGCACACTGGAGGCCGCCCACGATGCTATCGGAGCCTTTTTCTTGCTATTCAACCTGCTTGAAAGCGAGGCTCGCGTGTGGTGGGTCTTTAATCACAGAGCTTTTCTCGAGGCGCTGTGCATTGGCAACGTCCTAAAAGAAGCGGCCAAAGAGACTGTGGGTAAGGAACTACTGGCAAAAGATCCGTTGTTTGTTCGAGCCAAGGCCGACATCAGTAAGTGGCAACCcccatctctcttctcatctcaaATTTAGAACGCTACGGCCCCCCTCTTCCATTGTTTACGAATACTTCAAAGCTTTTTGACTGGTAATGTCTAGTATGCTAATTATATATGACGTTGATAGCTCGGATGATACAGATCATGCAGCAGATGGCCGAGGACTCCGAAGTTGCCCGGACTAGGGTACAAGTGCTAAGCCAGTTTCTGAGCTAATGCGTTGGGAGCATAGTTTTAAGTACGGAAACTTTATTGAGACGTCTCTCAAGTCCCTTGCCCCCCCTgtcttttctgcttctctcctcttctctttgccttgctATTTTTACCTCCTTCTTACAGAGCACGgtgttggagaagatgcatTTTTTTTCGGGTACGCTATTTTGGTTACGGAACAGTAAGCACGCTGCTCGTTTTAGGAGCTTtagccctttttctttcttgctttctttctttctttttttttttttttggggggggggggggggggggctacAACTACCAACGCATGTGGAACATTAACTGCTATGGAGCGGAGTTTTGAGGCGCTTTTTGGATCTTGCGTCTACCCAGTACGGACGGCAATGGATAGTTATTGATCCGGAACATCAAATGAGTCAGCATCCAAGGAGGGATTGTGCTCTACTGGATGAGACGCAATCCTTTATTGATTGGTATTACGGCATACCCGCTGATACAGGGAGAGGGGGTTTCTGATGGGTACTGGTCGCATGATCGCAGCCCGAAGTCACTGCGTATAGGTACATGGGCAAGATAGCCGTGCCGCAGTTCCCAGCTCGGGCAAACATCCCATTCCAGCCATATCTGAGGTCGGCGACTATTAGGCAGGGCAAGGCTCCAGACCACATGGCAGGCCTGTTACGCCAGGCCTCTCTGGGCTAGGATCCGGGAGGACTCCACATCAGATCGAACAgctggttttttttcttctttttctctttccacttgtatctttttgtttttgcctAACGGGGCTGTGGTGGGCGGGTACGAAGGCAAGTACCTTCTACTATGTACTTCATCTGCGATATAGGACTTGGCGGGCTGGACAGGGATACACATACCTTTACTCGGGTCTTTTGCGGTGTTTACTTTACAGCTGTTGGGTGGTATTTTCAGCGATGCAATTTATTACGGGCATCATGACtgttactgctgctggtctTATGTCTAAAGCCTGATACATGCATGGGCATGCGCGTGAGTGTGAGAGCGtgcgagaaagaagaggggaCGGAGTATTTGGTCCAACGAGAAAATAAGCAAGCATATGTGAATGTGATGATGATAGGTGGACAAAAGGCGGGCAGTGAAATCATTGCGTTGCTTTGCAGATGAGATGCCTCGTACATCAAGCCTATGGGGATTGCAGGTCTTGGTAGTATGCGTATGCCCTGCTACccgaggagaggaggaggagggagaaaaaggACCGCGGAAGAATGACGTTTCTATAGAGAATGGCGCTTTGATACTGACGAAGTGCTTTTTTTCGGGATGTTTTAATCCAATCGAATTTAATTTGACGTCAAAATGAAATATCTGGTTGTTGGTTGAAGTCGACTGGATGATACCTTTTTTGtgtccctttttccttttttggtATTGTTTTAGATGTTGCCTCTGGATGATTCACGAGCTTTACGAGCGGACGAATAGCAGGCCGGCGATGTGGATTTTGGATCAAGTGTGATGTAACGGTGTGGTGTATTCGTGCTCCCGTACCTGTTGTGTGAGGTATGCGCGCAAGACAGTGCTACTGAAGCAAGGGAGGGCtcatgtacatatgtatTCATGTCCAGGGATGGAGGAGCCCGAGTGATACATGCCTTACAAGTTTTAGATGCATGTATGTGGTGTGGTGTGTTCTGGAATGAGACAccgtgaaaagaaaagaaaaaacgtGGCAGATGGTGGTGTATGATACCTACTTGGGATTCCGATTCTTGTCTTTTGGACGAAAGGACGTCAGGCAAATGTTCCGAAATAGCATCcctgggggggggggaactGAAAGGGGGAAAATGCGAGGACAGGGTGTTTCCATACATGGATGCGAAGTATCGACGGGAAGTCAAGTGAGGAgcctctttttgcttctatCACAGAAGCGCGAGTGGAGAATGTAATTACATGGGTTTGGTCGTACACTGAGTGTATAGAACTACGAGCAGCCTGAATGGATAGATTATAGGTGCGCCCTGCAGATGTAATTATTCGCAGAGCATCATTTCCATTGGATGTTAtacgtagtagtagtatcaaGTGAAGTACACGTTACAGACATCGAGAGGTGTTGTCACAGTGATGGTCTGATATAGGTATTACGTAGGCACATAGATATGCAGGAGTATACAAAGATGACAGAGATGGCAAGACTATTTGCCATTTCGATGTTGCGTCTATCGAATGGACGAGATTCGATCACCAGATATAAGAGAGATTAGTGTTGCGGATATGGGCTTATTGAAATTTGTCAGGCGATGCGATTTCCACGCTGGGAAATTAATATAATCATATAAATACCTATACATTTGGGCTCtatatatagcaataatacCTTTGAGTCAGCCAAGAGGAGATACTAGGTATTCAGTCCGTAGAGAGATAGCTATATTGGTAGCTTCGCTTGCTGCAGGACAAACGTTTCGGACAACACTTGCTacgaaaacaaaaacatcagcagagaagaaacaCAATACAAataaaggagaagaagacgaaggcgTATAAAAAGGACGAGGCTGAAGTGAAACACGGCCTGTAGCGAGCGATAGTGTTGGTGTGTAATGTATTACCGATCAAATGTGgaagaaaagtaatttataccTGTGTTAgaatatttcctttttcgGACCTTGCGTTATAATTGGTGGGTCGCAGCCCAGAAGTTCTACATAGTAATAAGATtcggagggaaaaaaaaatggcttgCCTGGCCATAGAGTATGTACACAAGTGAGATATACTACAACTACTTGACTTGCAGAAGCGAATGCGCGCACGAGTCGTGAAGAGGCTGCATTGGCGCAGCTTCTGAATAGTGTAGTTACGAGAGTGGCCATAGAAGCTACTGCAGTCCGATAGGTGGGCGCATGAAGATCCAATAAAGGAGCGACAAATTAATCATTCGGGATCCCATTCCCGCGTGTGCATGCATAAACGCGGAATCAATCCGCTGCTACAGTACTGAGATTAGAACGGGGAAACGGCAGTGGCGGgatgtgcgtgtgtgtgagtagcaggagaggaaaagaaaagacatgAAGAATAAACCCTCGCATggtgagaaggagaagatgaaaaaaagcCTCCAAGGAGAGGAAAAACacacagaggaagaagaggtagCGAGTACGAGGTACAAAGGCGTAATACTGTGCAGCAGTACCTACAGTACCAATCaagctaattaatataaggCGTGTTGCAATAAAGGCCGCCAACAGACGCTGCCGTCGGAAATGGCCTGCGGGACGAATCCTGGCTCGATCAATCTAAGGTGGTATTGCTGCTACCCACCCTGCTCCATAGGTatacagtagtagtaccttGACTctttggagagagagagagagagagagagagagagcgtgtTGCAGTCAAACCCTTTCTCAGTACGCAccgcttcctttttcttttctgctgaTGCTTCTACAATAGTATACAGTCCTATCCAGGCAGTAGTGCTGCTACGACAAAATGTTCATGTTTGAACTCAGCCGCAGTCATTCTAGCGTAGGAGTAGGAGTACTacttagtaggtacctacttgtaTTCATGCATGCAGTGGGTGAGTCGTACCTTATACAAGTACttgtatatatacctatacctGCCTTCAAAGTAGCCGGATTTTCCAAAGGATCGTTGCCTGTTTCGGGCACAATATCTTGTGCTTGGGCACGTGGCAGGAATCCTGCGTAAGAAACAGTGGACATGTCatgttcctttttttttttatgtgaTTTTTTGTGTGCCCGTCCATACAAGAATGAggttgatggcgatgatttatgatgatgacgatgatggtggtggtggtgatgatgatgagacgATGGGGGTGGTGTGTAGGGCATAATCCAGCCCAAACGCACGCAGGTATGCGCTGTTCCGGGGCATGTGCGCTGGATGCATGTAAGGCGCAAGAATCACTGATTGCTGCCTTGTTGGTGATGCCGGATGTGATTGGAAGCGAAAAAAGCACAGTTGATGCCAGCAATAGAGTTTAGTTTGTTGCGGAAATGGCGTCGGAGAATATGGGACGGGCCATTTTGTTAGTGCCGTGCTTGACTTCTGTTCAACGGGCAATTGTTAGTTTTTGTGCGTAGCAGCAAAGAACGAAGATTTTTGAGAAGCATCGTGGTGCTCGCTGCTCCAATAAGAGTGGAATGGCTTCGTTTCTGAAGGCGCCCGAGACCCCCTAGCCCACCAAGCCACCCGCACTAGCATCCGCCATGATCGCCCGCGATGCCCACCTCCGTGATCAAATCCTCCGTAGCCGCAGGCTTTGGCGAGGGAAGAATACAGAGCaggaaaagcaaagcaaagcaaatcaCATCGTATCGCATCGAAAGCAGGAATGGCTAAACGCCTTATAGCCGCggcatgtgtgtgtgtgtgtgctcgCCTGTGTGATCTGAAACTTGGCggcgcatcgcatcgcatcacaGCAAAGCACATGCGCGTGTGTCCAACGCAGATGACATGTTACACAGGCAGGCACAGCTCGTTCGCCTGAAAGGGGACGAGAGAGGACGAAACAAGGCCCatgaggcagaagaagatcaaAAGGTGTGGTGTGGCATTTCGTTTTCATTCAGGTGTTTGGCGCCCAAAGCATCTGTCCTTCTGCCGTCGCGGCGCTGCCCACCTACGCTTGGCAGCTTTTTGCTCACTGTACATACATGGCGCGGTACGACGTAGCACTCGATTTCTCTGAACAGGGTGGCAAAACAAATGGAAGCTTCAActtctctccccctccccgGCACAGCCCTGGGAGCGTATCTCTTACTACTTTTGACGTGTGCCGGGCTGCATGCACGACAATCCACCGGGAtcttgtctcttctcttctgccaCTCGCCCTACTATGCCTTTGATATGTGCTTTACTTtgcagggcagggcagggcagggctGGGAGAGTGCAGGGCATCTCCATGTTCATTTCACAGGCGTGATCGTCGCCTGGgggacctttttttattttttatttatttccttcTTATTTTCCTTGAAGCGATATCCGGCGCTATGTCACCCTGTCTTGTAGTTTacaatttcttttcttgtggTTGATTTTCCATTATTACAACTACCGGGGGGTGGCCCAACAACGTAGCAGTAACAGCACGGAGTTACatgtgttttattttttatttttttatttttgttgttgttgtcctTTAAACTTCAGATGCAGCTGAGAGTCCCACAACCCTCCGTTGTATGGCACAGTAGTAATTagccctctttctctcttgttactttctttctttctttctttcttttttcttttttcttttttcatgtACTTCCTAGGCGGCCCCTTCAACTAGGGACAGCGGGACACCGG
Proteins encoded:
- a CDS encoding uncharacterized protein (EggNog:ENOG41~TransMembrane:2 (o279-300i321-344o)), whose amino-acid sequence is MDLALFQQGQQARSIAVGRGHALTPSSVSNASIASPASVAGSHSHHLPGIGSGGGGTGALGGLDYRAIVSHDADATMPESHESGPPKKKQKRNKPTLSCHECVERKTKCDRGRPHCLACIKRQTECRYAHVANLLEETSRSAANGLRMTKPPKKKSGSSGKLPVPNIADRTVNSSDDTPSRGAVALSTGLLSNVPYSIATASNVFGVGSEHPFANYWTCEGGLPEVISVLPEKLQADILLGRYFECVDPVYPMIHRQTFYADYEHFWQMSIPEKHQVDAAFIAQIFVMLALGAQFVTSTTPQERKQTAEFYASASNQALRMFSYLSTASIRSIQAMVLMTYFLINDNHASDGWAFAGILIRQAYAMGLHRDPNIVTPDASPFEKQQRRKVWQAVLLQDTFLTVLLSLPPSATHTDVSVDDLLDHGSSIASSDPTDNAYIRGSWTLANLVQETICSPRSLDVPICATARHKSKLISDFRAVYRSFPDVFRSWDAESLTTLAGTNKRVVRQTLFLTSNYFHNLMLVHASESPDVPVNARGTLEAAHDAIGAFFLLFNLLESEARVWWVFNHRAFLEALCIGNVLKEAAKETVGKELLAKDPLFVRAKADITRMIQIMQQMAEDSEVARTRVQVLSQFLS